A single region of the Malus sylvestris chromosome 8, drMalSylv7.2, whole genome shotgun sequence genome encodes:
- the LOC126631510 gene encoding uncharacterized protein LOC126631510, which produces MIQEKNRLLLIASVDTESEAIESENDSADAAVLHGAAAEAERREAGEGTDVSESLGDSGAEETIKEIAKDTTKASKRKRVAITKTTISDPALPSATTRPILTRKSKRARVTVPSKPAAPSAPVSEAGKETEQSSRPQASKRSTLASKKESRRAATLKEATRKESLSPQPALDATPSSQFDPSTGIMLHFVDEDDTLPSSGYEPLSPSVALDKEPIVPEIPVALDTTISQVLTRQTVDEPPSSPQDQPQVLEYFLLVSSSGDLLLIITTFFGYNQDVDTGSGTTFPSVAGGEKSSPRQGVSAFSGETPGLSQRASPKETSPPPMARNPRCFQPHSSSGDVDTSLSRDEPIEQTEIAPSIGIISPEETVMPDPSPSSSDPAKLPKLFEALGRLETRLKSSKQASTKSMSSEQQQIFQTWAKKEFTASFSLKALCDLERVITEFFKNDRLSKPQYDSFLSFFENLRALREQHQRADRLANRAKCFIERESSSSTQVSRLMEESMQTKERIEVVSSEIQKLERQLMILKAEQTTLLDNLEQQIEGVEKATSELEQTKSELVNSHTVLAEPNRIFTIMRTYHSRIITLCEDVKFLE; this is translated from the exons ATGATCCAAGAGAAAAACCGATTACTCCTAATAG CTTCAGTTGATACTGAATCCGAAGCCATCGAATCAGAGAATGATTCTGCTGATGCCGCAGTTCTTCATGGTGCTGCAGCAGAAGCTGAAAGGCGGGAAGCCGGGGAAGGGACAGACGTCTCAGAATCTCTTGGGGATTCAGGAGCCGaagaaacaattaaagaaatagCCAAAGATACGACCAAAGCATCTAAACGAAAGAGGGTGGCCATAACTAAAACCACAATCTCTGATCCGGCACTTCCTTCAGCAACCACACGACCAATTCTTACCCGAAAGAGTAAGCGGGCAAGAGTCACCGTGCCTTCTAAACCAGCAGCCCCATCTGCTCCTGTTTCTGAAGCGGGTAAAGAGACAGAACAATCTTCCA GACCTCAAGCTTCTAAAAGGTCAACCCTTGCTTCTAAGAAGGAATCACGAAGGGCTGCTACGCTTAAAGAG GCTACAAGGAAAGAAAGTCTTTCTCCGCAACCTGCCCTAGATGCAACCCCTTCTTCTCAATTTGATCCTTCCACAGGAATCATGTTGCATTTTGTGGATGAGGATGATACTTTG CCATCTTCGGGATATGAACCCCTTTCCCCGTCAGTGGCCTTGGATAAAGAACCCATAGTTCCTGAGATCCCTGTAGCTTTAGACACAACTATTTCGCAAGTGCTTACTCGCCAGACGGTCGATgaacctccttcttctcctcaaGATCAACCTCAGGTGCTGgaatattttcttcttgtttcttcCTCTGGTGACCTTTTGCTGATCATCACTACTTTCTTCGGATACAACCAGGATGTAGACACAGGTTCAGGCACAACTTTCCCATCTGTCGCTGGTGGTGAAAAATCTTCACCTCGACAAGGAGTTAGTGCATTCTCTGGTGAAACCCCGGGGTTAAGTCAG CGAGCTTCCCCAAAAGAAACTTCCCCTCCTCCAATGGCCCGTAACCCAAGGTGCTTTCAACCTCATTCTTCCTCTGGAGATGTTGACACCTCCCTGTCTAGAGATGAACCGATTGAACAAACAGAAATTGCCCCTTCCATAGGCATTATCTCACCAGAAGAAACTGTTATGCCGgacccttctccttcctcctctgaTCCTGCCAAGTTGCCCAAACTCTTCGAAGCACTCGGGCGACTTGAGACGCGGTTGAAGTCTTCAAAGCAGGCTTCAACAAAATCTATGTCTTCGGAGCAGCAACAAATCTTTCAAACATGGGCAAAGAAAGAATTCACTGCATCATTTAGCCTCAAGGCTCTCTGTGACCTCGAGAGAGTCATTACTGAGTTCTTTAAAAACGATCGCTTATCCAAGCCTCAGTATgattctttcctttctttctttgaaaACTTGAGGGCCCTCAGGGAGCAACATCAGAGAGCAGACCGGCTGGCTAACCGGGCAAAATGCTTCATAGAGAGAGAATCGAGCTCCTCTACCCAAGTTAGTCGGCTGATGGAAGAGAGTATGCAGACCAAAGAACGGATTGAAGTTGTTTCTTCTGAAATTCAGAAGTTGGAGAGACAACTGATGATCCTTAAGGCGGAGCAAACAACTCTTCTGGATAACCTTGAGCAACAGATCGAAGGGGTGGAAAAAGCGACTTCAGAGTTAGAGCAAACCAAGTCTGAACTTGTAAACAGCCATACTGTCTTGGCTGAACcaaataggatttttaccatcaTGCGAACATACCATTCTAGAATAATCACCTTATGTGAAGATGTAAAGTTTTTGGAATAG
- the LOC126633001 gene encoding 11S globulin seed storage protein 2-like, with product MVFPNTSEEVVVKVEKGDVIPVPIGTVSWWFNNGDRSDQELVVVFLGETAGAQIPGQFSYFFIAGTLSLLGGFSTEFVSKFFNITEDEADDITKSQTGVLIIKLGQDEKTKMPLPNQKLTHTHVHNITSSKTTATWTEKEFPPLKQAGLSANLTKLEADAISSPIYTPDSTVQVIYVVRGSGRIQIVGVNGQRLLDAEVTAGQLLVVPKFYMVAKLAGQNGLECFAVMTSSQPVLEDLAGKTSALGALSPEVLQIALNISPGLEQLIKSKIRKG from the exons ATGGTATTCCCTAACACATCAGAGGAGGTGGTGGTTAAGGTTGAGAAAGGAGATGTGATACCAGTGCCAATTGGAACAGTCTCATGGTGGTTCAACAACGGAGATCGTTCTGATCAGGAGCTTGTTGTTGTTTTCTTGGGTGAAACTGCCGGAGCTCAAATTCCCGGTCAATTTTCGTACTTTTTTATTGCCGGAACGCTAAGTCTACTCGGAGGTTTCTCAACTGAATTTGTCAGCAAGTTCTTCAACATCACCGAGGACGAAGCTGATGACATCACCAAAAGCCAGACTGGGGTTTTGATCATCAAGCTAGGTCAAGATGAAAAGACCAAAATGCCCCTTCCCAATCAGAAACTCACCCACACACATGTTCACAACATCACTAGTAGTAAAACTACAGCTACATGGACTGAGAAGGAATTTCCTCCTCTTAAACAAGCTGGGTTAAGTGCGAACCTCACGAAACTCGAGGCCGACGCGATTAGCTCTCCAATTTACACACCTGATTCCACAGTCCAGGTGATTTATGTTGTTCGAGGGAGTGGCCGGATACAGATCGTGGGTGTTAACGGTCAACGTTTGTTGGACGCAGAGGTAACCGCCGGGCAACTGCTTGTGGTACCAAAGTTCTACATGGTTGCTAAACTCGCAGGACAAAATGGGTTGGAGTGTTTCGCTGTCATGACCAGTTCTCA GCCTGTCTTAGAAGACTTAGCTGGGAAGACATCAGCTTTGGGAGCATTATCACCGGAGGTACTACAAATAGCCCTTAATATAAGTCCAGGGCTAGAACAACTTATCAAGTCAAAGATTAGAAAGGGGTGA